The Deinococcus carri DNA window GCGGGCACTGCTGGCGCTGGAGCGGCTGTGGCAGGTGGGGGGGCAGGCGGGGACCGCGAATCTCCTGGTGGTGTCGCACGGCGGCTTTCTGAACAGCCTGCTGCGAGAGCTGACGGGAGCACAGCGGGCCTGGTTCCTGTTCGGGGACACCGCATTTGCGACCGTCGAGCTGTCCCGCACCAGCCACACGGCCTGGCTGACCGGCGTCAACCGGATGCCGCACCTTGCTAGTTCTGCCGCAACAGCGGATAGGGATTGACCGCACCGCCTATCTGATAGATACCGTAGTGCAGGTGCGGGGGTGTGCCCTTGGCGTTGCCGCTGTTGCCCACGTAGCCCACCACGGTTCCGGCCTCGAGCCACTGCCCTTCCTGGAGGCCCGCGTAGCGGTCGAGGTGCGCGTAGTAATGCCGCTGCCCGCTAGGGCCGAGCACCATTACCGTGCGTCCGCCCAGCCGATTCTCGCCCACGTTCAGCACGAAGCCGCGCGTGGTGGCCTGGACGGGCGTGCCGCGCGGCGCGAAGATGTCCACGCCCTCATGTTTGCGGCCTTCGCTGCGCGCCCCACCCCAGGTGTCCGCGAAGCGCTGGCCGGGGAGGGGATTCGGGAGGCTCCCGGCAGTGGCGGCCGGTGCCCCCACCAGGGCCGCATACCGCTGCGCCCGCTGCACACTCGGCCACAGCAAGTACATCGCCCCGGCCAGCAGCGCGAGAACCAGCAGCAGACGGAGCAGGCGGCGCACGCTTTCAGCATGGGCCGCCTGGATGAGAGGAGGACCGCTCTGCGTGCGGCGTAGGTGGCAGGACGGGGCTTTCCCCGCATCCCGCGCACCGCCTCCCGCCTACCTTTCTTCCAGCGCCAGTTCCACCAGCCGCGTCACGAGTTCGCTGTAGCTCAGGCCCGCCGCCTCGAAGAGTTTGGGATACATGCTGGTCGTGGTGAAGCCGGGCATGGTGTTGACCTCGTTCAGGAACAGCTCGCCCGTCTGCTCGACGTAGAAGAAGTCCACGCGGGCCAGCCCGGCACAGTCCAGCGCGCGGAAGGCCGCCAGCGCCAGCGTCCGCACGCGCTCGGCCACCTCGGGCGGCAGCGGGGCAGGAATGTGCATGGTCGCGCGGCCCTCGGTGTACTTGGTCTCGTAGTCGTAGAAGTCGGCGTCGAAGCGCAGTTCGCCCACGGGGCTGGCGATGGGCGCGTCGTTGCCCAGAATGCCGACCTCCACCTCGCGCGGCTTGTGGGCCGTCATGGCCTCCAGAATCACGCGGCGGTCGAGGTCGAAGGCCAGGTCCAGGGCGCGCTCCAGTTCCCCGGCGTGGTTCACCTTGCTGATGCCCACGCTCGACCCCAGGTTGGCGGGCTTCACGAAGAGGGGGTAGCCCAGCTCTCCGGCGCGGGCGCGCACTTCCTCCGGCCTGGTCTGCCACTCGCGGCGCACGGCCAGCCGCCAGGCCACCTGCGGCACCCCCGCCGAGGCCAGCACCTGCTTGGTCATCACCTTGTCCATGCTGACCGCCGACCCCAGCACCCCCGACCCCACGAAGGGAATCCCGGCCAGCGTCAGCAGGCCCTGGATGGTGCCGTCCTCGCCCATCGGGCCGTGCAGCAGCGGGAACACGGCGTCATAGCCCTCGGCGGTGGCGGCGCGGTGCAGCACCAGGTCGCCGCCGCCCTGGGCCTCGCCGCTTTCCAGCGCGCGCTGGGTATCGCCGGGGGCCAGCCAGCGTCCCTGCGGGCTGATCACCACCGGCGTCACGTCGAACTGGTCGCGGGGCAGGGCGCTGAGAACGCTGCGGGCACTTCTGAGGCTGACTTCGTGCTCGCCGGACTGACCGCCCGCCAGCAGCAGGATGCGCTTCTTCACAGGGGGCAGTATGGCACTCCCGGCACTCAAAAGACTCATAAAGAGTATCAGACGCCCCCAAAACTGCGATCTAGACCTCGTTCGGCTCTTTGGGAACTCTCACACCCGCTGCTCAGCCTACGCTATGATGCCTAGCGTTTAACCCCACATCGGTGCTCTGTTCTCGCAACCAAGGTTGCGGCGTGCGGGGTACCTCTGCCCAGGAGGCGCAATGAAGAAACTCGCTCTGCTCAGCACCCTGCTTCTCGCTGGCGCGGCCTTTGCCGCCGCCCCCAAGGACACCCTCGTCGTTCAGCAGGCCGCGGACACGCCCACCCTCGACCCCGGCGCGACCTACGACACCGCCAGCAGCCAGATCGTGGAGAACATCTACGAGACGCTGCTGACCTACAAGGGTTCCAGCCTGCGTGACCTCGAGCCGCTGCTGGCGACCAAGTGGACCATCAGCAACGGGGGCAAGACCTACACCTTCGACCTGCGCAAGAACGTCAAGTTCCACTCCGGCAACCCCTTTACCTGCCGTGACGCCGAGTACACCTTCGAGCGCAACCTGGTGACCAACGCCGCCGAGTCGGGCAACTGGTTCCTGGCCGACAGCCTGCTGGGCGTCGGCGCGAACGCCAACGACGACAAGAGCATCACCTGGGCCAGGATCGACAAGGCCGTGGAGTGCAACAGCAAGGGCCAGCTCGTCTTCACACTGCCCAAGCCGGACCCGGCATTCCTCGCCAAGCTGGCTTACACCGGCCAGGGCATCGTGGACAGCAAGCATGCTATCGGTCTGGGCGAGTGGAAGGGCACCGAGGCCGACTGGAAGAACTGGGTCGGCAAGGACCTCCAGGGCAGCAAGCTGAGTGCCAGCCCCAGTGGTACGGGGGCGTACCGGCTGGTTCGCAAGGACGCCAACGCCATCCTGGCCCAGGCCTTTGACGGCTACTGGGGCAAGAAGCCTGCGATCAAGAACGTGATCATTCAGAAGGTGCCCGAACTGGCCGCCCGCCAGCAGGCTTTCCTGCGTGGTGACGCCGACCTGATCGAGCCTGGCTCGCGCGCCAACATCGAGGAGCAGCTCAAGGGCAAGCCCGGTGTGGTGGTTGTGGACGACCTGCCCAACACCAGCGCCTACGCCATCTTCATGAACGAGAACATCAAGGACGCCGGACGTCTGGGCAGCGGCAAGCTGGACGGCCAGGGCATTCCTGCCAACTTCTTCAGCGACGTGAACGTGCGCCGTGGCTTCTCCTACGCCTTCAACTACGCGCAGTACATCAGCGACGTGCAGAAGGGCAAGGGCAAGCAGCTCACCATGCTGCTCCCTAGCAGCTTCCCCGGCTATGACGCGAAGGTCAAGACCTACAAGTATGACCCGGCGCAGGCCAAGGCCTACTTCCAGCGTGCCTGGGGCGGCAACGTCTGGAAGAACGGCTTCACGCTGAACGTGGCGTACCGTGCGGGAAGCGTGTCCAGCCAGACCGCGATGGAAATCCTGAAGCGGAACGTCGAGGCGCTGAACCCCAAGTTCCGCGTGAACATCCAGGCCAAGGAATGGTCGGCGATGCTCAACGATTCCAAGGCGGGCAAGGAGCCGATGATCCTGATCGGCTGGGCACCCGACTACGCCGACCCCGACAACTTCATGTACACCTTCTACAGCAGCAACGGGTACTACTACCCCCGCAGCAACTGGAAGGACGCCTCTGTGGACAAGTGGCTGGAGCAGGCCCGCACCACCACCAACCAGGCCGAGCGTAACCGCCTGTACAGCCTGGTCGGCCAGCGTGCCTACGAACAGGCTCCCTTCATCCTGGTGCCTGCGGGCGTTGGTGTGAATGTGCAGCGCAACAACCTGGTGGGCGCGACGGCCCAGACCTACAACCCCATGGTGGGCTTCTCGTACACCGGTACCAACTGGAAGGACCTCAGCAAGAAGTAAGCGGAATCTCTCTGGCGGGGGGGCGGCGACGTTCCCCCGCCCCGCTGTGTCGTGTTCCTGACCCAGGGAGGGGAGGGCAGCCCGGCTCTTCACCTGTTTTCATCACAGGCCCCCCTTTTGCGAGGACAATCAAGCTGAACTCCCTGACGGGTTCTTCCAGAGGTTTCTCATGCTCAATTTCATCGTCCGCCGCCTCATTCAGATTCCACTGGTCATGCTGGCCCTGTCGATTCTGATTGTGGCCCTTACCATGTTGCTCACGCCTGCCCAGCGTGCTGCCGGTTACATCAAGAGTGACCAGCAGGCCGCGCAACTCGAACGCATCATTCGTGACCGGGGCCTGGATCAGCCGTTCCCGGTGCAGTACGGCAAGTGGCTCGGCAGCACCCTGCACGGCGACCTGGGCTTTTCCAAGGCCAGCGGTCAGCCGGTGCTGCAAACCATTCACGACCGCCTGCCCAACACGATCGAGCTGACGCTGGTCACGGCCATTCCGATCATCCTGATCGGCGTCTGGCTGGGCACCCTCAGCGCGCTGAACAAGGACCGGTTTATCGACCAGGTGCTGCGCGTCTTTGCCGTGCTGGGCTACAGCCTGCCGTCCTTTGTGCTGGGGATTGTGCTGCTGGCCGTACTGTACGGCTATCTGGGCTGGTTGCCGGGGGCCGGGCAGCTTGAGGTGCTCAACCAGTTCGCGGTGAGTGACATCAAACGCTACACCGGGATGTTGGGCATTGACGCTTTGCTCAATGGCAAGTTCGATGTGGCGCTCGACGTGTTCCGGCACCTGATCATGCCCGCGCTGACGCTGATCGTCATCAACAGTGCGACCATCCTCAAGGTGATGCGCAACAACATGCTCGAAGCGCTCACCAGCGATTACGTCCGCACCGCGCGTGCCAAGGGACTGCCTGAACGGGCTGTGAACCTCAAGCACGCCCGGCGTAACGCCCTGCTGTCGGTGATCACGCTGGGCGGTTTCCTGATCATCGGCCTGCTGAGCGGTGCTGTGATCACCGAGACCATCTTCGCCTACCCAGGCATCGGGCAGTGGGTGGTGCAGTCCGCCCTGCAACTCGATATTCCCGCCGTGCTGGGCTTCGCCCTGCTCTCGGCGCTGATCGTGGTGGTGATCAGCACCCTGACCGATATCCTGTACGGGGTGGTCGATCCCCGCGTGAGGTTTGACTGATGACGACAATCAGTGCTCCCCCCCAGCGCCGGGAAAGCCGCTTCAAGACCTTCCTGACCTCCC harbors:
- a CDS encoding D-alanine--D-alanine ligase family protein, whose product is MKKRILLLAGGQSGEHEVSLRSARSVLSALPRDQFDVTPVVISPQGRWLAPGDTQRALESGEAQGGGDLVLHRAATAEGYDAVFPLLHGPMGEDGTIQGLLTLAGIPFVGSGVLGSAVSMDKVMTKQVLASAGVPQVAWRLAVRREWQTRPEEVRARAGELGYPLFVKPANLGSSVGISKVNHAGELERALDLAFDLDRRVILEAMTAHKPREVEVGILGNDAPIASPVGELRFDADFYDYETKYTEGRATMHIPAPLPPEVAERVRTLALAAFRALDCAGLARVDFFYVEQTGELFLNEVNTMPGFTTTSMYPKLFEAAGLSYSELVTRLVELALEER
- a CDS encoding M23 family metallopeptidase, which translates into the protein MRRLLRLLLVLALLAGAMYLLWPSVQRAQRYAALVGAPAATAGSLPNPLPGQRFADTWGGARSEGRKHEGVDIFAPRGTPVQATTRGFVLNVGENRLGGRTVMVLGPSGQRHYYAHLDRYAGLQEGQWLEAGTVVGYVGNSGNAKGTPPHLHYGIYQIGGAVNPYPLLRQN
- a CDS encoding ABC transporter permease, giving the protein MLNFIVRRLIQIPLVMLALSILIVALTMLLTPAQRAAGYIKSDQQAAQLERIIRDRGLDQPFPVQYGKWLGSTLHGDLGFSKASGQPVLQTIHDRLPNTIELTLVTAIPIILIGVWLGTLSALNKDRFIDQVLRVFAVLGYSLPSFVLGIVLLAVLYGYLGWLPGAGQLEVLNQFAVSDIKRYTGMLGIDALLNGKFDVALDVFRHLIMPALTLIVINSATILKVMRNNMLEALTSDYVRTARAKGLPERAVNLKHARRNALLSVITLGGFLIIGLLSGAVITETIFAYPGIGQWVVQSALQLDIPAVLGFALLSALIVVVISTLTDILYGVVDPRVRFD
- a CDS encoding ABC transporter substrate-binding protein, with product MKKLALLSTLLLAGAAFAAAPKDTLVVQQAADTPTLDPGATYDTASSQIVENIYETLLTYKGSSLRDLEPLLATKWTISNGGKTYTFDLRKNVKFHSGNPFTCRDAEYTFERNLVTNAAESGNWFLADSLLGVGANANDDKSITWARIDKAVECNSKGQLVFTLPKPDPAFLAKLAYTGQGIVDSKHAIGLGEWKGTEADWKNWVGKDLQGSKLSASPSGTGAYRLVRKDANAILAQAFDGYWGKKPAIKNVIIQKVPELAARQQAFLRGDADLIEPGSRANIEEQLKGKPGVVVVDDLPNTSAYAIFMNENIKDAGRLGSGKLDGQGIPANFFSDVNVRRGFSYAFNYAQYISDVQKGKGKQLTMLLPSSFPGYDAKVKTYKYDPAQAKAYFQRAWGGNVWKNGFTLNVAYRAGSVSSQTAMEILKRNVEALNPKFRVNIQAKEWSAMLNDSKAGKEPMILIGWAPDYADPDNFMYTFYSSNGYYYPRSNWKDASVDKWLEQARTTTNQAERNRLYSLVGQRAYEQAPFILVPAGVGVNVQRNNLVGATAQTYNPMVGFSYTGTNWKDLSKK